In Cydia amplana chromosome 25, ilCydAmpl1.1, whole genome shotgun sequence, one genomic interval encodes:
- the LOC134659532 gene encoding phospholipid phosphatase 5 — protein sequence MPLIRSASLNLFVEISVRIALLSAFCYMESMSPYFRVIQPADLESSLKYPRHESFVPGHMLWSIVLAVPCLLSIIAWAVCNDCNDALEFLLAWSLALGMNGVTTNMVKLIAGRPRPDFFYRCFPDGIETMDLQCTGDPDEIMDGRKSFPSGHSSLSFCSLGAGSLWLCGRLRVLSRRRGGARLVLCAAPLALAACVALSRSCDYHHHWEDILVGSVLGFTTALVCYRQYYNPLSSDLAGVPYIASNTELAQYVNGTDSPSKERDENTPLLKKVDKWI from the exons CTACATGGAATCCATGTCACCATATTTCCGCGTCATCCAGCCAGCAGACCTGGAGTCCTCACTAAAGTACCCGCGACACGAGTCCTTCGTGCCCGGACATATGTTGTGGTCTATAGTGCTGGCGGTGCCTTGCCTACTCTCGATCATAGCGTGGGCTGTGTGCAATGACTGCAATGATGCCTTAGAG tTCCTTTTGGCGTGGTCGCTTGCTCTGGGCATGAATGGGGTCACTACAAACATGGTTAAACTAATAGCAG GGCGACCGCGTCCGGACTTTTTCTACCGCTGCTTCCCGGACGGTATCGAGACGATGGACTTGCAGTGCACCGGCGACCCGGACGAGATAATGGACGGACGGAAGTCGTTCCCGAGCGGACATAGCAGCT TATCGTTTTGCTCGCTTGGCGCGGGCAGCCTGTGGCTATGTGGGCGACTGCGCGTGCtgtcgcggcggcgcggcggcgcgcgacTCGTGCTGTGCGCGGCGCCGCTCGCACTCGCCGCCTGCGTGGCGCTGAGTCGCAGCTGCGATTACCACCATCACTGGGAAG ACATCCTAGTTGGTTCAGTCCTCGGCTTCACAACAGCACTCGTCTGCTACCGGCAATACTACAACCCGCTGTCCTCAGACCTCGCCGGGGTCCCGTACATAGCGTCCAACACCGAGCTAGCGCAGTACGTGAACGGGACAGATAGCCCGAGTAAAGAGCGAGACGAAAACACACCGCTGCTGAAAAAGGTAGACAAATGGATATAG
- the LOC134659491 gene encoding putative Dol-P-Glc:Glc(2)Man(9)GlcNAc(2)-PP-Dol alpha-1,2-glucosyltransferase: protein MKQIYKYSLSLLLALAAYATASKFIFDKVFDTTEIVIDELFHIPQGVAYCERNFTYWDPKITTLPGLYLVSAAFLGTHLPCDTYHLRLVNLVASCVNLLLFSSILKFVYGSNTESQFKIVLQAFNLAILPPLYFFSHVYYTDTLSLTFLLAFSRLCFTSQHKLFILVFGLCSVMMRQTNIVFVAMVLGHKVLDIMIKSSRVFGNKYLTKTLLNKNSVIARDVDASKLKRYYSMNDVYLALGYHITTCFGTFFKFLTKQDWLIILTHSVTLISFVSFVFKNGSIVVGDKNAHEATLHLPQMLYFLIFYGVFGLPYLVAKLPSTLRLMARNKTKIVLFCILFTIIVHFNTVTHPYLLADNRHYTFYVWNRWFGKYAFAKYATIPAYIFLLFSLYDNLKDQNCISFLLPYTISLFLVLALQKMIEIRYFLVPYIVLRLRFIRPTYKIVIFEFVWYLIINVVTFNLFFQKEITWKDFGYAQRIIW, encoded by the coding sequence ATGAAGCAGATATACAAATACAGCCTCAGCCTGCTCTTGGCGTTAGCTGCATACGCGACTGCCTCGAAATTCATCTTTGACAAGGTGTTTGATACAACAGAAATAGTCATTGATGAGCTATTCCACATCCCACAAGGCGTGGCGTACTGTGAACGGAATTTTACATACTGGGACCCGAAGATCACGACTCTGCCAGGCCTGTATTTAGTGTCCGCAGCCTTCCTTGGAACGCACTTACCCTGCGACACATACCATCTTCGACTAGTCAACTTAGTCGCTTCATGTGTGAATCTACTCTTGTTTTCGTCAATATTAAAGTTTGTTTACGGTAGCAACACTGAAAGCCAGTTTAAAATAGTGTTGCAAGCATTTAATTTAGCTATCCTTCCGCCTCTGTATTTCTTCTCACATGTGTATTATACCGATACTCTGTCACTTACGTTTCTGTTGGCGTTTTCTCGGTTATGTTTCACGAGTCAACATAAATTATTCATTTTAGTCTTCGGTCTGTGCAGTGTTATGATGCGTCAGACAAATATAGTCTTTGTAGCAATGGTGTTAGGTCACAAAGTGCTAGATATTATGATTAAGAGCTCAAGAGTATTCGGCAATAAGTATTTAACCAAAACCTTGTTGAATAAAAATTCTGTTATAGCTCGGGATGTTGATGCTTCGAAGTTGAAACGGTATTATAGTATGAACGATGTGTATCTGGCATTAGGGTACCATATAACAACATGCTTTGGGACgtttttcaagttcctaacaaAACAAGACTGGTTAATAATACTTACACACAGCGTAACTCTCATTTCGTTTGTAagctttgtttttaaaaatggtTCTATAGTTGTCGGTGATAAAAATGCTCATGAGGCTACCCTGCATTTACCTCAAATGCTATATTTCCTCATATTCTACGGAGTCTTTGGATTACCGTATCTTGTAGCAAAATTACCATCAACTTTGAGGCTTATGGCgagaaataaaactaaaatagtaCTATTCTGCATTCTTTTTACTATAATAGTACATTTTAATACTGTGACACACCCATACCTACTTGCTGATAATCGTCATTATACATTTTATGTATGGAATAGATGGTTCGGGAAATATGCATTTGCGAAATATGCGACGATTCCGGCTTATATATTCCTTCTTTTCAGTTTGTATGATAATTTAAAGGACCAGAATTGTATTTCATTTCTTTTGCCATATactattagtttatttttagtgctaGCATTACAGAAAATGATTGAAATTAGATATTTCTTAGTCCCATACATAGTTTTACGGTTAAGATTTATAAGACCCACATAtaaaattgttatatttgaatttgtatggtatttgattattaatgttgttacatttaatttgtttttccaAAAGGAGATTACATGGAAAGATTTTGGTTATGCACAGAGAATTATATGGTAa